A portion of the Deltaproteobacteria bacterium genome contains these proteins:
- a CDS encoding SLBB domain-containing protein, which yields MSNFLRRGTRFFLVCFVLQIAGAPVAAQVVRDPRILDGRGVFFGSSGRSFRGQEGGGFDRPSQRLGNGTDEEVFKKGMALSEGTLVGVTYQVHIVGEVKNPGTYRVAASDRLQEVLQRAGDVLDQGSARHIQIRRRGSSSRTYDLVRFRLFGELQHNPYLLDNDVIYVPLRKRSIQVVGSVRRPGIYEMRGERSLADALSLAGGMTIGAELSAPIRLVRFVDGTKQMLDIENVPLAVRRTTISNGDVIFVPNVLTAKNTFDFNVSELPGDQVFFPSYEDRVFVLGGVYAPGPYPFSPYHSINHYLTLAGGTTKLARLRRVKLIEMNGKTRPMGVQEQTTINPGDTIYVPESRLPPESWVNFVLGIAGFGLSATTAIVTLSR from the coding sequence ATGTCTAATTTTCTCCGACGAGGCACACGGTTTTTTTTAGTGTGTTTCGTATTGCAAATTGCGGGTGCACCGGTCGCGGCGCAGGTTGTTCGGGACCCTCGCATTTTGGATGGGCGAGGTGTTTTTTTTGGATCGAGTGGAAGAAGTTTCCGTGGTCAGGAAGGGGGAGGTTTTGATCGACCGAGCCAACGTCTGGGGAATGGCACAGACGAAGAAGTTTTCAAGAAAGGCATGGCATTAAGCGAGGGGACATTGGTCGGCGTGACTTACCAAGTGCATATCGTTGGTGAAGTGAAGAACCCAGGGACGTATCGCGTGGCGGCCTCTGATCGACTCCAAGAAGTGTTGCAGCGGGCCGGAGATGTATTGGATCAAGGCTCAGCGCGGCACATCCAAATCCGGCGTCGCGGGAGCAGTTCCCGAACTTATGATTTAGTGCGGTTTCGTTTGTTTGGAGAATTACAGCATAATCCCTATTTGCTCGATAACGACGTCATTTATGTGCCGCTGCGCAAGCGATCGATCCAGGTAGTAGGGTCGGTGAGGCGTCCCGGTATTTACGAGATGCGTGGAGAGCGCAGCCTGGCCGATGCACTGAGCCTCGCTGGGGGGATGACGATCGGTGCTGAACTGAGCGCGCCGATACGACTGGTCCGTTTTGTGGATGGAACGAAACAGATGTTGGATATTGAGAATGTGCCTCTTGCGGTGCGGCGGACAACGATTTCTAATGGGGATGTCATTTTTGTGCCCAATGTGCTGACGGCCAAAAACACGTTTGATTTCAACGTCAGTGAATTGCCGGGTGATCAGGTTTTTTTCCCCTCCTATGAGGACCGTGTCTTTGTGTTGGGCGGTGTTTACGCACCGGGCCCGTACCCCTTCAGTCCGTATCATTCGATCAACCATTATTTGACACTTGCGGGCGGCACGACAAAATTGGCGCGGCTGCGCCGAGTGAAACTCATCGAGATGAATGGAAAGACAAGGCCGATGGGCGTTCAAGAACAAACGACAATCAATCCGGGCGACACTATTTATGTGCCGGAGAGTCGACTGCCACCGGAAAGTTGGGTAAATTTTGTCTTGGGTATTGCGGGATTCGGTCTTTCGGCGACCACCGCAATCGTGACACTGAGTAGATAA
- the asnB gene encoding asparagine synthase (glutamine-hydrolyzing) — MCGIVAVWDPRLTETMVEAVVRPMTEALRHRGPDAGDVWWDAAAGIALGHRRLSIIDLSAEGRQPMWSSTHRFCIAYNGEIFNFQDLRCTLEQAGHLFRGHSDTEVLLAAFEHWGVPAAVDKCVGMFACVVWDAVERRLVLVRDRLGIKPLYYGWCGRSFVVSSELGVLRYHPEFSGTLEPQALAQYFRYNYVPAPASIYAGITKLAPGSIFTVSAQQLRDRVPWSADPDDATAALRPQRYWSAIDVACRGVASPWCGTTDDLLEQLDTMLSEAVRLRLRSDVPLGAFLSGGIDSSLVVALMQRQSARPVKTFTIGFLESDYDEAPQARAVSHYLGTEHTELYVTQAHAMDAITRLPGLYDEPFSDASQIPTFLIAQLARQYVTVSLSGDGGDELFGGYHRHIQGGKSWRWLSHTPALVRRWFAEGARRISPAQWQTIFHCLQSVVPMRWRLSQPSEKIYKFAAACTAATHYQYYERLVARWHDGAPMRSKDAVVFSPVAGNAAQALGEAALAERMMLWDLITYLPDDVLTKLDRATMAVGLEGRVPLLDHRIVEFAWRIPIDMKVRGGRGKWILRQLLARYIPPHVTERPKMGFSVPIATWVRGPLRDWVEHLLERKQLEASGLLDATLICQRWNEHVTRRRDWQQDLWPVLMFQGWRAYQASA, encoded by the coding sequence ATGTGTGGAATTGTTGCAGTATGGGATCCTCGTTTAACTGAGACCATGGTTGAAGCCGTCGTGCGTCCGATGACTGAGGCCTTGCGGCATCGAGGGCCCGATGCCGGTGACGTGTGGTGGGATGCGGCCGCGGGCATCGCACTGGGGCATCGCCGTTTGTCAATTATCGATTTAAGCGCTGAAGGGCGGCAGCCGATGTGGTCGAGCACCCACCGTTTTTGCATCGCCTACAATGGAGAAATTTTCAATTTTCAGGATTTGCGTTGTACGCTGGAGCAGGCGGGACATCTTTTTCGCGGACATTCGGATACGGAAGTCCTGCTGGCCGCCTTTGAGCATTGGGGGGTGCCGGCTGCGGTGGATAAATGCGTCGGGATGTTTGCGTGTGTCGTGTGGGATGCGGTCGAACGCCGACTCGTGCTCGTGCGAGATCGTCTCGGTATTAAGCCGCTGTACTACGGTTGGTGTGGGCGCTCGTTTGTGGTCAGTTCCGAATTGGGCGTATTGCGGTATCACCCCGAATTTTCCGGGACGTTAGAGCCGCAGGCCCTTGCCCAATATTTTCGCTACAATTACGTGCCCGCTCCTGCATCTATTTACGCGGGGATCACAAAGTTGGCACCTGGCTCGATCTTTACCGTGAGTGCTCAGCAGTTGCGCGATCGTGTACCCTGGTCTGCGGATCCGGATGACGCAACTGCGGCACTGCGGCCTCAGCGGTATTGGTCGGCGATTGATGTCGCGTGTCGGGGGGTTGCATCTCCCTGGTGCGGAACAACTGACGATCTCTTGGAGCAGCTCGACACCATGTTGTCGGAGGCCGTGCGATTACGTCTCCGATCAGATGTGCCATTAGGGGCCTTTCTCTCAGGAGGGATCGACTCCTCACTCGTCGTGGCCTTGATGCAGCGGCAGAGTGCGAGGCCAGTAAAAACGTTTACCATCGGATTTCTTGAGAGTGATTATGATGAAGCCCCGCAGGCACGGGCCGTGAGTCACTATTTGGGTACGGAGCATACGGAACTCTATGTGACGCAGGCGCATGCGATGGATGCCATTACCCGATTGCCGGGACTTTATGACGAGCCATTTTCAGATGCGTCACAGATCCCAACATTTCTCATTGCCCAGTTGGCACGGCAATATGTGACCGTGAGTCTCTCCGGTGATGGGGGGGATGAGTTATTTGGCGGATATCACCGTCATATTCAAGGAGGGAAAAGCTGGCGGTGGTTGAGTCACACGCCAGCCCTTGTCCGTCGCTGGTTTGCTGAAGGTGCTCGTCGGATTTCGCCGGCGCAGTGGCAAACCATTTTTCATTGCCTCCAATCCGTTGTGCCGATGCGGTGGCGTCTGTCCCAGCCGAGCGAGAAAATTTATAAGTTTGCAGCGGCCTGTACGGCGGCGACGCATTATCAGTATTATGAGCGGTTGGTCGCACGATGGCATGATGGGGCGCCGATGCGAAGCAAGGACGCCGTGGTCTTCAGCCCGGTTGCGGGGAACGCTGCGCAAGCGCTTGGAGAGGCTGCGTTGGCGGAACGTATGATGTTGTGGGATTTAATCACCTATTTGCCGGACGATGTCCTCACGAAACTTGATCGTGCGACGATGGCAGTGGGACTGGAAGGGCGAGTCCCGCTTCTGGATCACCGAATTGTCGAATTCGCTTGGCGAATTCCAATCGACATGAAAGTGCGTGGGGGACGCGGCAAGTGGATATTGCGCCAGCTCTTAGCACGATATATTCCTCCTCACGTGACCGAGCGTCCGAAGATGGGATTTTCGGTGCCCATCGCTACGTGGGTCCGAGGTCCGCTTCGAGACTGGGTGGAGCACCTCTTGGAACGGAAGCAGTTAGAAGCCAGTGGCTTGCTTGATGCGACGCTGATCTGTCAACGGTGGAATGAGCATGTGACGAGACGGCGGGACTGGCAACAAGACCTCTGGCCAGTGCTAATGTTTCAGGGCTGGCGTGCATATCAAGCGAGTGCATAA
- a CDS encoding ATP-binding protein — MIHRLINISKSHSFFLFGPRGSGKSTLLEQIFPPKERIVLDLLDFELANELISHPNNLLHRLAPYAGKKPWVIIDEVQKAPQLLDLVHKLIKERRFKFALTGSSARKLKRGAANLLAGRAFVYHLFPLTVMELQERFVLRDALQFGTLPEMLHFSDTADKIRFLKAYAETYLKEEIITEQIVRNLPPFRRFLDVAAQMNTNVINYSNIAKDIHSDPKTVSGYYDILEDTLLGLRLPAYHTSIRKQQKKAAKFYLFDTGIARTLAGQIDYDLAPRSFEYGQLFEAFVINELHRRLTYHGKQFKLSYLRVNEDVEIDLIIERGRRPPTLIEIKSTDQVDARHAKGLLTLGADFQSPVQYLISNDPDQKQFSNVLACPWNDAIERIVSDA, encoded by the coding sequence GTGATCCATAGGCTAATCAACATATCGAAATCGCATTCATTTTTTCTCTTCGGACCCCGGGGATCCGGAAAATCCACGCTCTTGGAGCAGATATTTCCACCCAAGGAGCGGATAGTGCTCGATTTGTTGGATTTCGAGTTGGCCAACGAACTGATCAGTCATCCCAATAATCTGCTGCATCGGCTGGCGCCTTATGCGGGGAAAAAACCGTGGGTGATTATCGATGAAGTGCAAAAGGCGCCGCAGCTCTTAGACCTTGTCCATAAACTCATTAAGGAGCGGCGTTTCAAATTCGCGCTCACCGGCTCGAGCGCCAGAAAACTGAAACGCGGGGCCGCCAACCTCTTAGCCGGACGAGCCTTCGTGTATCATCTGTTCCCGCTGACGGTCATGGAGCTGCAAGAGCGGTTTGTACTGCGGGATGCATTGCAATTCGGCACGCTGCCGGAGATGCTGCATTTTTCCGATACTGCCGACAAGATCCGCTTTCTGAAAGCCTACGCCGAGACCTATCTGAAAGAAGAGATCATCACGGAACAGATCGTGCGCAATCTCCCGCCGTTTCGGCGTTTCTTAGACGTCGCGGCACAGATGAATACGAACGTAATCAACTATTCCAACATCGCCAAAGACATTCATTCCGATCCAAAAACCGTGAGCGGCTATTACGATATTTTGGAAGATACGCTGCTCGGATTGCGGCTCCCGGCGTATCACACTTCGATTCGCAAACAGCAAAAAAAGGCGGCGAAGTTTTATCTCTTCGACACCGGCATTGCCCGAACACTGGCCGGGCAGATCGATTACGATTTAGCCCCACGCAGCTTTGAATACGGGCAATTGTTTGAAGCGTTTGTCATCAATGAACTGCATCGCCGTTTGACCTACCACGGGAAGCAGTTCAAACTTTCCTACTTGCGGGTCAACGAAGACGTAGAAATCGACCTGATCATCGAACGCGGCCGCCGCCCTCCCACATTGATCGAGATCAAATCGACCGACCAGGTCGACGCCCGCCATGCGAAGGGCCTGCTAACCCTCGGAGCGGATTTTCAGTCACCAGTCCAATATCTGATCTCCAACGACCCTGACCAGAAGCAGTTCTCCAATGTGCTGGCGTGTCCATGGAACGACGCCATCGAGCGCATCGTGAGCGACGCGTAA
- a CDS encoding sugar transferase encodes MNKQHGKFVIVGAGWAGRTIAGVMVDHNPRMIAGFIEDHPQGERVVVELGNSHHFIPYLGTSQELLKIVREQRAAGVVIAVTRDRGDHLLHQIVQCFDAGVPVIEMPEMYAALAKRIPVRHLNSHWIMPHLRAPQSTLHTFLYNVMNYCVSCVIFLGLFIPLLPLLAAAIKLDSPGPVFYRQRRVGKRGVHFTLLKFRTMHKNADKNGAAWTTKDDVRITRVGRWIRRYRLDELPQLINIFKGELALIGPRPEAVELVEWFRKEIPFYEYRYLVLPGITGWAQVNYENTCSVEGALEKLQYDLYWIMNRSLALDLKIIAKSIVVMITGYGAH; translated from the coding sequence ATGAATAAACAGCATGGCAAATTTGTGATTGTTGGGGCTGGCTGGGCAGGACGGACGATTGCCGGCGTGATGGTCGATCACAATCCACGTATGATTGCTGGATTTATCGAGGACCATCCACAGGGTGAGCGTGTCGTTGTGGAATTGGGCAACAGTCACCACTTCATCCCCTACTTAGGGACTAGCCAGGAACTACTGAAGATCGTGAGAGAACAGCGAGCTGCTGGGGTTGTCATCGCCGTGACGCGCGATCGAGGAGATCATCTCCTTCATCAGATTGTGCAATGTTTCGATGCCGGCGTGCCCGTTATTGAGATGCCGGAAATGTATGCTGCCCTGGCGAAGAGAATTCCAGTGCGTCATCTCAACAGTCACTGGATCATGCCCCATCTGCGGGCGCCACAAAGCACGCTGCATACGTTCCTGTATAACGTGATGAACTACTGTGTTAGTTGTGTCATTTTTTTGGGGCTGTTTATCCCCCTGTTGCCGCTACTGGCGGCCGCGATCAAACTGGATTCTCCGGGTCCGGTCTTTTATCGACAACGTCGGGTTGGCAAGCGGGGGGTCCATTTTACGTTGTTAAAGTTTCGTACGATGCACAAGAATGCGGATAAGAATGGCGCGGCCTGGACGACAAAGGATGATGTACGAATTACACGGGTGGGGCGCTGGATACGGAGATATCGCCTCGATGAGCTCCCGCAGCTCATTAATATTTTTAAGGGTGAATTAGCGCTCATTGGACCACGCCCGGAAGCAGTGGAGCTGGTGGAATGGTTTCGGAAGGAAATTCCATTTTACGAATATCGGTACTTGGTCCTTCCCGGGATTACCGGGTGGGCGCAAGTCAATTATGAAAACACCTGTTCCGTCGAGGGGGCCTTGGAGAAATTACAGTACGACCTCTACTGGATCATGAATCGTTCGCTGGCGCTCGATTTGAAGATCATTGCGAAGAGTATCGTTGTAATGATAACCGGTTACGGAGCTCATTGA
- a CDS encoding glycosyltransferase has translation MLKGKDILFLTASEWQDNAVSTMQIAALLSLQNNVVFVETIGRRLPRWSEWRRVLARLQRMLFGVRREQGAGLDAQRVKIYSPFAIPLHHIPWVAWVNRWLLVRQLRRLCRRTEMPSPLVWCFSPTWESVMRRLPHQCWIFHCVDGLHTYNASPAFLAAYQRMARLADLIFTPGSLLYRELSALNRRTHQIGHGCGAVHLRQYDAQAPLPEPVDVAHLPRPRVIFAGALTQWVDYQLFLAVAQRLPHMSFLLLSYVHGLAPSEAVRDLLSLPNIHLLGYKNYADLPRYYAAADAGIIMYRAADEHTRYCTPTKIYDYCGAGLPCVSTRFPATEDAQAVVRVADSIDDFVAGLLDVIATNTGTQQTARRAYALSNTWERQVDRMSVVIMQQLRDAAA, from the coding sequence ATGCTCAAGGGTAAGGATATCCTCTTTTTGACGGCCAGTGAGTGGCAAGATAATGCCGTATCGACGATGCAGATTGCGGCGTTGTTGAGTCTCCAGAATAACGTCGTTTTTGTCGAGACGATCGGTCGTCGGCTCCCGCGATGGTCCGAATGGCGGCGGGTGTTGGCCAGACTGCAGCGGATGCTGTTTGGTGTGCGCCGAGAGCAGGGGGCGGGATTAGATGCCCAACGAGTGAAGATCTACAGCCCATTTGCCATTCCGTTGCATCACATCCCGTGGGTCGCTTGGGTGAATCGTTGGTTATTAGTGCGGCAGTTGCGACGGTTATGTCGTCGGACGGAAATGCCATCTCCACTGGTGTGGTGTTTTTCGCCGACCTGGGAGTCGGTGATGCGTCGATTGCCGCACCAGTGTTGGATCTTCCATTGTGTCGACGGCCTCCATACGTACAATGCATCCCCCGCCTTCTTGGCCGCGTACCAACGCATGGCGCGGCTGGCGGATCTGATCTTTACGCCAGGTTCGTTGCTTTATCGTGAGCTGTCGGCACTGAATCGACGCACGCACCAAATCGGTCACGGATGCGGCGCAGTGCATCTGCGTCAGTATGATGCGCAGGCGCCACTGCCGGAACCCGTGGATGTCGCTCATCTCCCGCGACCGCGCGTGATCTTTGCGGGCGCACTGACACAATGGGTCGATTACCAGCTCTTTCTTGCCGTCGCGCAGCGGTTGCCACACATGTCGTTTCTGTTGTTGAGTTATGTGCATGGACTGGCGCCGAGTGAAGCGGTGCGCGATTTGCTTTCACTGCCGAACATCCATCTGCTCGGTTACAAAAATTATGCCGATTTGCCACGCTATTACGCCGCTGCTGATGCCGGTATTATTATGTACCGAGCGGCCGATGAGCATACCCGATATTGTACGCCGACGAAAATCTATGACTATTGCGGCGCCGGTCTCCCGTGTGTCAGTACACGTTTCCCGGCGACTGAAGATGCGCAAGCCGTCGTGCGTGTGGCGGATTCGATCGACGATTTTGTGGCGGGACTATTGGACGTCATTGCGACAAATACTGGAACGCAACAAACGGCTCGTCGGGCATATGCCTTGAGTAATACGTGGGAGCGTCAAGTGGATCGTATGTCGGTAGTGATTATGCAGCAACTACGCGACGCAGCGGCCTAG
- a CDS encoding PLP-dependent transferase, whose product MKFATKAIHVGQAPDPSTGSTIIPIHLSTTYTQAGIGQHKGFEYSRAGNPTRAALETCLAALEGAQHALAFGSGCAATAAVTHLLKAGEHAVVSSEVYGGTYRLFELLMKDHGLAFTWVRGTDPTAFAAALRPNTRLVWIETPTNPTLSVIDIQAVVEVAHGQSGVLTVVDNTFATPYFQSPLALGADLVVHSSTKYLGGHSDVVGGCLMTNQQALRDRLHFVQKSSGGVPSPFDCWLTLRGIKTLALRMDRHHTNASQIATWLTAQSGVRTVYFPGLPTHPGHAVATRQMRGFAGMVSFELAGGRSTVERMVTRLHTFALAESLGGVESLCCYPATMTHAAIPAKDREAIGITDGLLRLSVGIEDVDDLLADLEQALG is encoded by the coding sequence ATGAAATTCGCAACCAAAGCCATTCATGTCGGCCAAGCGCCCGACCCAAGTACCGGCTCCACGATCATCCCGATTCACCTCTCGACCACGTACACCCAAGCCGGGATCGGACAACATAAAGGCTTCGAATACAGCCGCGCCGGCAACCCCACGCGCGCCGCATTGGAAACCTGCCTCGCCGCATTGGAAGGCGCACAACACGCGCTCGCGTTTGGCTCCGGCTGCGCCGCAACGGCCGCCGTCACGCATTTATTGAAGGCCGGCGAACACGCCGTCGTCAGCAGTGAAGTCTACGGTGGGACCTATCGCCTCTTTGAACTCCTGATGAAAGACCACGGACTCGCATTCACGTGGGTCCGCGGCACCGACCCAACGGCCTTCGCGGCTGCGCTGCGCCCCAACACGCGACTGGTATGGATTGAAACGCCAACCAATCCAACACTTTCAGTGATTGATATTCAGGCAGTCGTTGAAGTGGCGCACGGCCAATCCGGCGTCCTCACGGTAGTCGACAACACGTTTGCGACCCCGTATTTCCAAAGCCCGCTCGCGCTCGGCGCCGACCTCGTCGTCCATAGCTCGACCAAATACCTCGGCGGCCACAGCGACGTCGTTGGCGGTTGCCTGATGACCAATCAGCAAGCGCTGCGCGACCGTCTCCACTTCGTGCAAAAATCGAGCGGCGGCGTTCCGAGCCCGTTCGATTGTTGGCTCACACTGCGCGGGATCAAGACGCTGGCGCTGCGGATGGATCGCCATCACACCAATGCCTCACAGATTGCGACCTGGCTTACCGCGCAGTCCGGCGTGCGGACCGTCTACTTCCCAGGACTGCCCACACATCCGGGGCATGCAGTCGCCACCCGCCAAATGCGTGGCTTCGCCGGCATGGTCTCGTTCGAACTTGCAGGCGGTCGCTCGACCGTCGAGCGCATGGTGACTCGGCTCCACACCTTCGCGCTGGCCGAGAGCCTCGGCGGCGTCGAATCGCTCTGCTGCTATCCCGCCACCATGACCCACGCCGCAATCCCAGCCAAAGACCGCGAGGCGATCGGGATCACGGATGGGTTGCTGCGGCTTTCAGTTGGTATTGAAGACGTGGATGATTTGCTCGCGGACTTGGAACAGGCGCTGGGCTAA
- a CDS encoding glycosyltransferase family 4 protein, whose translation MRQRLLYVVNDVGFFLSHRRALARATSARGYEIHVAAPTHPRVEELTADGFVFHQVPLHRRRVRVWEEGLALFRLYRLYGRVRPDLVHHLTLKPILYGSIAARLSGVPAVVNAVTGLGYLFVDTAASWPRTALRHIVVRLLRQALRLPNQRVILQNPDDQALLLQYGVMSSAEAVVIKGSGVDPEAFQPCAEPSGVPVVVFASRMLRDKGVTEFVEAARQLKAQGVSCRCVLVGRPDEGNPTSISEAQLRQWVAQRSVEWWGHRVDMPRVLADATIVCLPSYYREGIPRVLIEAAAAGRPIVTTDMPGCREIVHDGQNGVLVPPRDAAAVACALAGLLADASRRAAMGSYGRALVMRDFSETQVITRTLTLYEQLLDGRASERFLTRRVVG comes from the coding sequence ATGCGGCAGCGACTCTTATATGTTGTGAATGATGTCGGATTTTTCTTGTCACATCGTCGTGCTTTGGCCCGGGCGACCAGTGCGCGAGGCTATGAGATCCACGTCGCAGCGCCGACCCATCCGCGTGTGGAAGAATTAACAGCGGATGGTTTCGTATTCCATCAGGTCCCCTTGCACCGTCGCCGGGTGCGCGTGTGGGAGGAGGGCTTAGCCCTTTTTCGCTTGTATCGCCTATATGGCCGTGTGCGGCCAGATTTGGTGCACCATCTCACGTTAAAACCGATTCTGTATGGATCGATTGCTGCGCGTCTTAGCGGGGTCCCCGCTGTGGTGAATGCGGTTACGGGACTCGGTTATCTCTTTGTGGACACTGCAGCGAGTTGGCCGCGGACAGCGCTTCGTCATATAGTCGTGCGGTTGTTGCGTCAGGCATTGCGTCTTCCTAACCAAAGGGTCATCTTGCAGAATCCCGATGATCAGGCTTTGTTATTGCAATATGGGGTAATGTCATCGGCGGAGGCCGTTGTTATTAAGGGTTCGGGCGTTGACCCAGAGGCGTTCCAGCCTTGTGCGGAGCCATCCGGTGTACCGGTCGTTGTGTTCGCAAGTCGCATGTTACGGGATAAAGGAGTAACGGAATTTGTCGAAGCGGCGCGTCAGCTCAAGGCACAAGGGGTTTCGTGTCGATGTGTACTAGTGGGGCGACCTGATGAAGGAAACCCGACTTCAATTTCAGAGGCTCAACTGCGTCAATGGGTCGCGCAGCGGAGTGTGGAATGGTGGGGGCATCGTGTCGATATGCCGCGGGTGTTGGCCGATGCGACGATCGTGTGTCTTCCCTCGTATTATCGGGAGGGCATCCCACGCGTCTTAATCGAGGCGGCTGCCGCGGGGCGACCGATCGTTACGACCGATATGCCGGGGTGTCGAGAGATTGTCCACGACGGCCAGAATGGTGTGCTCGTTCCTCCTCGTGATGCGGCGGCGGTGGCGTGTGCCTTAGCGGGGCTCTTAGCCGATGCGTCCAGACGCGCGGCGATGGGGAGCTATGGGCGTGCACTGGTGATGCGAGATTTTTCCGAGACCCAGGTTATTACCCGCACGTTAACACTTTATGAACAATTGCTTGATGGTCGAGCATCGGAGCGATTTCTGACGCGGCGGGTTGTCGGATGA
- a CDS encoding pyridoxal-phosphate dependent enzyme, with amino-acid sequence MPILSNVLEAVGHTPLIRLNNITKGLQATILVKFEAVNPGGSIKDRIGLQMIEWAESRGLLKPGGVIVEPTSGNTGVALAMAAALKGYRCIFVLPDKINEDKRALLRAFGAEIVITPTNVMPDSPQHYVNVAKRLSQEIPNAYWPNQYNHPANKQAHIDTTGPEIWRDTEGQLDVLVGGMGTCGTMAGTATFLKQQKPDLTVVVTDPEGSIFSGDMPHPYLVEGIGEDFLPRNLDRGLIDEFIRVSDKEAFHIARRLAREEGIMAGGSSGSALAGALRYAMRVTEPKTIVVILPDGGRGYLSTFFSDQWMQEKGLLDFQPRTFTVQEVVAKRRDHAPQVVSVRSTDQVAEAIALMHQYQISQLPVLDGTKNVGSVQEDTLMKFLYEGIDVGHQTVGSLMGAPLPTVALHTNVTETYRLLLAGANAILVTDQQQPVSVLTRIDLINFWATERAK; translated from the coding sequence ATGCCGATTTTATCGAATGTCCTTGAAGCCGTTGGTCACACCCCACTGATTCGGCTCAATAATATTACTAAAGGACTCCAAGCCACGATCTTAGTGAAGTTCGAGGCGGTCAATCCCGGCGGCTCGATCAAAGACCGCATCGGGCTGCAGATGATCGAGTGGGCGGAATCGCGCGGGCTGCTCAAACCCGGTGGAGTGATCGTCGAACCGACCTCCGGAAACACCGGCGTGGCCCTCGCGATGGCCGCGGCGCTGAAAGGCTACCGCTGTATCTTCGTCCTCCCCGACAAGATCAACGAAGACAAACGGGCATTGCTGCGGGCGTTCGGCGCCGAAATCGTGATCACGCCAACGAATGTCATGCCCGATTCCCCGCAACATTATGTGAATGTCGCCAAACGGTTGTCCCAAGAGATCCCGAACGCCTATTGGCCAAATCAGTACAACCACCCCGCGAACAAACAAGCCCATATCGACACCACCGGCCCAGAAATTTGGCGCGACACCGAAGGTCAGCTCGACGTGTTGGTCGGCGGCATGGGAACTTGTGGGACAATGGCCGGGACCGCGACGTTCTTGAAGCAGCAGAAGCCCGACCTGACCGTCGTCGTCACCGATCCGGAGGGATCGATCTTCTCCGGCGACATGCCGCACCCGTATCTCGTGGAAGGGATCGGTGAGGATTTTTTACCCCGCAATCTCGACCGCGGCCTGATCGACGAATTCATCCGCGTCTCGGACAAAGAGGCATTTCACATCGCCCGGCGACTGGCGCGCGAGGAAGGTATCATGGCGGGAGGATCGTCCGGCTCGGCGTTGGCCGGCGCGTTGCGCTACGCGATGCGCGTCACCGAACCGAAGACGATCGTCGTCATCCTCCCGGACGGCGGACGCGGCTACCTCTCCACGTTCTTCTCCGATCAATGGATGCAAGAAAAGGGACTGCTCGACTTCCAGCCTCGCACCTTCACGGTACAGGAAGTCGTCGCGAAGCGGCGCGACCACGCCCCACAAGTCGTCTCCGTCCGCTCCACCGACCAAGTCGCCGAAGCTATCGCGCTGATGCACCAATACCAAATCTCCCAACTCCCCGTGCTCGACGGCACTAAGAATGTCGGGAGTGTGCAGGAAGACACGTTAATGAAATTCCTCTACGAAGGGATCGACGTCGGCCACCAAACCGTCGGCTCCCTGATGGGCGCACCGTTGCCGACCGTCGCGCTGCACACCAACGTCACCGAGACCTACCGCCTGCTGTTGGCCGGGGCCAATGCGATCCTCGTGACCGACCAACAACAGCCCGTCTCAGTCCTGACTCGGATCGACCTGATCAATTTCTGGGCAACCGAACGCGCGAAATAG